In one Yarrowia lipolytica chromosome 1A, complete sequence genomic region, the following are encoded:
- a CDS encoding uncharacterized protein (Compare to YALI0A02629g, no similarity) gives MPNIRNLQVRKGIAKGVVLLFYIAIFHIFVNTSSGSIEQYLSASPPHLYLKHLAEHVSWLPTDSNLWLTVVFVTVVINSLVLLTWVITQVIFLVLCMEILTKRRWSGVMNLLAELF, from the coding sequence ATGCCCAACATCCGCAACTTGCAGGTCCGCAAAGGCATCGCAAAGGGAGTGGTTCTTCTTTTCTATATTGCCATCTTCCACATTTTCGTCAACACGTCGAGCGGGTCGATCGAACAGTATCTCAGCGcctcaccaccacatctGTACCTCAAACACCTGGCTGAGCATGTCTCGTGGCTTCCAACAGACAGCAATCTGTGGTTGACGGTGGTGTTTGTCACGGTGGTCATCAACTCGCTGGTTCTGCTTACGTGGGTCATCACTCAGGTCATCTTCCTGGTTCTGTGCATGGAGATCCTCACCAAACGACGGTGGTCTGGGGTCATGAATCTCCTCGCCGAGCTCTTTtag
- a CDS encoding uncharacterized protein (Compare to YALI0A02673g, similar to CA1925|IPF18587 Candida albicans putative methyltransferase) — protein MSVNATSLSSFNANHELYDKARPSFQQDAVKWLIDTAGLHKGSKVVELAVGTGKFTKSIINNGYDLVAVEPSEGMLTSFKKNFPQVEAKIGSSYETGIEDQWADAVIVAQAYHWFADHKSLEELHRITKPGGKLVFIWNIEVLDKLSPSHWQKISTEKVWSYDVNVPQYRHDKWQDSFKNQTWFKMPYQEKILPYQLSYSDEDMWNYWESRSYITALDGPEKAKLKEFIEGVVSKAPKEERDSEGKLVADRGTHVVVATRV, from the coding sequence ATGTCTGTCAACGCCACGTCTCTCTCTTCATTCAACGCCAACCACGAGCTCTACGACAAGGCTCGGCCTTCGTTCCAGCAGGATGCCGTCAAGTGGCTGATTGACACTGCTGGGCTGCACAAGGGCTCcaaggtggtggaactGGCCGTGGGCACCGGCAAGTTCACCAAGTCGATCATCAACAATGGCTATGATCTGGTTGCGGTCGAGCCCAGCGAGGGAATGCTGACCTccttcaagaagaacttccCCCAGGTCGAAGCCAAGATCGGATCATCCTACGAGACTGGCATTGAAGACCAATGGGCCGATGCTGTCATTGTGGCGCAGGCATACCATTGGTTTGCCGACCACAAGTCGCTTGAGGAGCTGCATCGAATTACCAAGCCTGGAGGAAAGCTCGTGTTCATTTGGAACATTGAGGTGCTAGACAAGCTGTCTCCGTCTCATTGGCAGAAGATCTCCACCGAAAAGGTGTGGTCATACGACGTCAACGTTCCGCAGTACCGCCATGACAAGTGGCAGGATTCTTTCAAGAACCAGACGTGGTTCAAGATGCCCTACCAGGAAAAGATTCTGCCCTACCAGCTGAGTTACTCGGACGAGGACATGTGGAACTACTGGGAGTCTCGCAGTTATATCACTGCTTTGGACGGGCCTGAGAAGGCCAAACTGAAGGAGTTCATCGAGGGTGTTGTTTCCAAGGCTCCCAAGGAAGAAAGAGATTCTGAGGGCAAGCTGGTGGCCGACCGAGGTACTCATGTGGTTGTTGCCACGCGAGTATAA
- a CDS encoding uncharacterized protein (Compare to YALI0A02651g, similar to uniprot|P19968 Neurospora crassa NADH- ubiquinone oxidoreductase 21.3 kDa subunit (EC 1.6.5.3) (EC 1.6.99.3)), whose product MLPGGPVPVFKKYTVGSKGIWEKLRVLLAIAPNRSTGNPIVPLYRVPTPGSRPEANVYQDPSSYPTNDIAENPYWKRDHRRAYPQTAFFDQKTVTGLLELGSEATPRIADGEAGTKALANIANGGVSFTQALGKSSKDVIYGEVLTVNGLPPVAPTLAPKQWKIIEGEAAIYPKGYPCRTFH is encoded by the exons ATGTTGCCTGGCGGTCCCGTCCCTGTTTTCAAG AAATACACAGTCGGCTCTAAGGGTATCTGGGAGAAGCTCCGAGTTCTCCTGGCTATTGCCCCTAACCGATCTACCGGTAACCCCATTGTGCCTCTCTATCGAGTCCCCACCCCCGGTTCTCGACCCGAGGCCAATGTCTACCAGGATCCCTCCTCGTACCCCACCAACGACATTGCCGAGAACCCCTACTGGAAGCGAGACCACCGACGAGCATACCCCCAGACCGCCTTTTTCGATCAGAAGACCGTGACCGGTCTGCTCGAGCTCGGCTCTGAGGCTACCCCAAGAATCGCCGACGGCGAGGCTGGAACCAAGGCCCTTGCCAACATTGCTAACGGTGGTGTTTCTTTCACCCAGGCCCTCGGAAAGTCCTCTAAGGACGTTATCTACGGCGAGGTGCTGACCGTCAACGGTCTCCCTCCCGTCGCCCCCACTCTGGCTCCCAAGCAGTGGAAGATCATTGAGGGCGAGGCTGCCATCTACCCCAAGGGCTACCCCTGCCGAACTTTCCACTAA
- a CDS encoding uncharacterized protein (Compare to YALI0A02585g, weakly similar to uniprot|Q92328 Saccharomyces cerevisiae YOL009c MDM12 involved in mitochondrial inheritance, similar to Saccharomyces cerevisiae MDM12 (YOL009C); ancestral locus Anc_6.37): protein MSIDLDWDGMINSDEIDVAEWLRSLLDKQFQQLDLPRNIRSVSITTLSLGTIPPELEIKHISDPFPEFYAEEEAAADSHYLPPLHPPQQRRSAPSTPHIHTNTTNPIDRGIASYFHPLGSAPLMSGLRTPLNIPSWATNGHTRTSSRLPLNTPIEAEIVESVRESTAPRTPEEREQQPVPEDREDDLQVLFRVKYTGDIRIGVEATLRLNYPSDDVVLLPMKLHLSHININSLAIMAYIKKSIYLSVICDLDDSDHAVARTGRERLDIIRDVKIDSEIGHHDTNGAALRNVGKVDRFIVDKIRSLLKAEIAWPSWIKVSMEDEDSDDEEGEEEGDQEDEH, encoded by the coding sequence ATGTCCATCGATCTAGACTGGGATGGAATGATCAACAGTGATGAGATCGATGTTGCCGAATGGCTGCGCTCGCTTCTGGACAAGcagttccagcagctcgaccTGCCTCGGAACATTCGGTCCGTGTCCATCACCACTCTGAGTCTTGGAACGATCCCTCCCGAGCTCGAAATCAAGCACATCAGCGACCCGTTCCCCGAGTTCTACGCGGAGGAAGAAGCGGCTGCCGACTCGCACTACTTGCCGCCGTTACACCCCCCGCAACAGCGCAGATCGGCACCCAGCACCCCCCACAtccacacaaacacaaccaacCCGATTGATCGAGGGATAGCGTCATATTTCCACCCCCTTGGCAGTGCTCCGCTCATGTCCGGGCTCAGAACGCCCCTTAACATTCCCTCCTGGGCCACAAATGGACACACACGAACCAGCAGTCGGTTGCCTCTCAACACGCCGATTGAAGCCGAAATCGTCGAGTCTGTGCGTGAATCAACAGCCCCAAGGACGCCGGAGGAACGCGAACAACAACCGGTACCGGAGGACCGCGAAGACGATCTTCAGGTGCTGTTTCGAGTCAAGTACACCGGTGATATCCGTATCGGAGTCGAGGCTACTTTACGGCTAAACTATCCCTCGGACGACGTAGTGTTGCTTCCCATGAAACTCCATCTGTCGCATATCAACATCAACTCGCTGGCAATAATGGCATACATTAAAAAGTCCATTTATCTGAGTGTTATTTGCGACCTGGACGACTCGGACCATGCTGTGGCACGAACAGGAAGAGAACGACTCGATATCATTCGTGACGTCAAGATTGACAGCGAAATTGGACACCATGATACGAATGGAGCTGCCCTCAGAAACGTCGGCAAGGTGGACCGTTTCATTGTTGACAAGATTAGGTCGCTGCTCAAGGCTGAAATCGCCTGGCCCTCATGGATCAAGGTCAGCATGGAGGATGAGGACAGtgacgatgaagagggAGAGGAAGAGGGGGATCAAGAAGACGAACATTAG
- a CDS encoding uncharacterized protein (Compare to YALI0A02607g, similar to uniprot|Q8VUL6 Pseudomonas species N- carbamyl- L-cysteine amidohydrolase), whose amino-acid sequence MDGTVQAQTYLQAQTNGQRYWDSIHESCQWGATDDGGMNRLTLNDDDKQVRLWFIAEAEALGCKVTVDSMGNIFAVRPGKNNDIPPIGMGSHLDTQPRGGRYDGIAGVIAGLEVIRALHEADHTTYAPIAVIDWTNEEGARFPKAMVSSGVWAGKIPQEHAYDLRDVNEPDTKFVTELERIGFKGTTPASYKDLPLSAHFELHIEQGPILEAEEKDVGIVKGIQGMRWYDAEVIGREAHTGTTPMNRRCDALVAAAAMIQAIEETAVSLGGLGTVGIINSLPQSTNTIPGEVNFSIDLRHTDESKVDELEKAVFDKLEEIAKKRDVTFTHSMKWTSPALHFDPECQKALELSAKHEKMSYRRLQSGAGHDSGYTSYVCPTAMLFIPCRDGISHNPAEYSTQEQCSKGASVLLGGILRYDDMLAEKNGR is encoded by the coding sequence ATGGACGGAACAGTTCAGGCACAGACATACTTGCAGGCTCAAACCAACGGCCAGCGATACTGGGACTCGATCCACGAGTCGTGTCAATGGGGCGCCACCGACGACGGCGGAATGAACCGGCTCACTCTCAATGATGACGACAAACAGGTGCGTCTGTGGTTCATTGCCGAAGCCGAAGCTCTGGGCTGCAAAGTGACTGTGGACTCCATGGGCAACATTTTCGCGGTTCGACCTGGAAAGAACAACGACATTCCGCCTATTGGAATGGGCTCGCATCTCGACACGCAGCCTCGAGGCGGCCGATACGACGGAATTGCCGGTGTCATTGCCGGTCTCGAGGTGATCCGAGCTCTCCACGAAGCCGATCATACCACCTATGCACCCATTGCGGTCATTGATTGGACCAACGAGGAAGGCGCCCGGTTCCCCAAGGCCATGGTTTCCTCGGGTGTGTGGGCCGGAAAGATCCCCCAAGAACACGCCTATGATCTGCGAGACGTCAACGAACCCGATACCAAATTTGTGACCGAGTTGGAACGAATCGGATTCAAGGGAACCACCCCCGCCAGCTACAAAGATCTGCCCCTCTCTGCCCATTTCGAACTTCATATCGAACAGGGTCCCATTCTGGAagcagaagagaaggaTGTGGGAATCGTCAAAGGTATCCAGGGCATGCGGTGGTACGACGCAGAGGTGATTGGACGAGAGGCCCACACCGGAACAACCCCCATGAACCGACGATGTGACGCTTTGGTGGCAGCTGCTGCCATGATCCAGGCAATTGAAGAGACGGCAGTTTCTCTGGGAGGTCTGGGAACCGTGGGAATCATCAACTCACTGCCCCagtccacaaacaccatTCCCGGAGAAGTCAACTTCTCTATCGATCTCAGACACACGGACGAGAGCAAGGtggacgagctggaaaagGCCGTCTTTGAtaagctggaggagattgccaaaAAGAGAGACGTGACCTTCACACACTCCATGAAATGGACCTCTCCTGCCCTGCACTTTGATCCCGAGTGTCAGAAGGCCCTCGAGCTGTCGGCCAAGCACGAAAAGATGTCCTACCGACGTCTTCAATCCGGTGCAGGACACGACTCAGGCTACACCTCTTATGTGTGTCCCACAGCAATGCTTTTCATTCCCTGCAGAGACGGTATTTCCCACAATCCCGCCGAGTACTCCACTCAGGAGCAGTGCTCCAAGGGCGCCTCAGTGCTGCTCGGCGGTATTCTCAGATACGACGATATGCTTGCAGAGAAGAATGGTAGATAA